GGGGTGCCGGACGGGCCGCCCGTGCCGTCGCTGATGACCTCGACGGAGACGTCGGGGTCCTTACCGCCGCGGGCGAAGGGGTCACCGGGCCGGTCCTGGGCGTTGCCCGCGTTCTCATAGGTGTCGTACGGGTCGGCGCCGTGCGCGCCGCGCCGCTCGGCGTCACCGGCGCTGACCGACGTCCCGCCGTGGCCCTCCCCGGTCGGCGGCGCGCCCCGGTACGCCGCCCAGAGGGCGAACACGGGCGCCGCGACGACGGTCGCCACGACGGTGGTCGTGACGGCCCGCGCGCGCAGCCGGTCGCGGCGGGCGGCGCGGTCCTTGGGGTCCATGGGGAAGCCGTTGCGGCCGAAGCGCGGGGTGGTGGCACGCGCGCGCGGGGTGTTCGTCATGGCGGTGTACGCCGCGGACCGGGGGGCCTCGACGAGCGGCAGGACGGCCGGGGACGCGGCCCAGGAGGGCACGCCCGACGAGGTGGGCCGGGCGGCGCGGGTGGCGGCGGCCGAGCCGGGCCAGGGGCCCGCGGCCTCGGCGCGCTCGGCGGCGCGGCGGCAGCGCGGGCAGTCGTCCACGTGCCGGACCAGCTCGCGGCGGAGCGCGGCCGAGAGAAGGACCTGGTCGTCGCCGGTGAGCTGGGCGACGGCCGGGCAGTTGCCCGTCTCCACGACGGCGAGCGCGGCCCTGGTGCGCTCGACCTCGCAGGCGGCGGAGTTGAGCAGTTCGCGCGCGGGCAGCTGCTCCATGGACAGGACGGCGGCGACGTCGCGCGCGCCGAGCCCGTGGCGTACGGCCAGTTCGAGCGCTTCGCGCTGTTCGGGTGTCGTACCGGCGGCCTCGGGCCAGGCCAGCATGGCGAGTTCACGCCGACGGCGCGCGGCGACCTCCGGTGGCAAGGCGGAGTCCTTGTGCCCGCCCTCGGCCGGGTCCGGCCCGCGACGGCCGGTGTGCGCCCCCGGGCGGCTCGCGCGCTGCTCACCGAGCCGGCGCAGACAGGCCCACCGGGCGAGCGAGTAGAGCCAGGCCCCGCGCTCCCCCTCGCCCGCCGGGCAACGCCCGTAGTGGCGCTCGGAGATGGCCAGGACCTGGCCGAGCACCTCGGTCGCCGCGTCGTGGTCGCACAGCACGGAGAGGCAGTACGTGAACAGCCCGTCCAGATACGGCTCGTACCGCACGGGCGGGCGGTGGGTGGCCGGCGCGTTCGTATCCGGGCGGTCTGCGCCCGGCGTGTGCGTACCCGATCGGGGCACGCGACGGGGCGCACGGTGTGCGCCGGTGGTGTGCGCGGGGGGC
The nucleotide sequence above comes from Streptomyces sp. NBC_01716. Encoded proteins:
- a CDS encoding BACON domain-containing protein, producing MTSSRLEPPAHTTGAHRAPRRVPRSGTHTPGADRPDTNAPATHRPPVRYEPYLDGLFTYCLSVLCDHDAATEVLGQVLAISERHYGRCPAGEGERGAWLYSLARWACLRRLGEQRASRPGAHTGRRGPDPAEGGHKDSALPPEVAARRRRELAMLAWPEAAGTTPEQREALELAVRHGLGARDVAAVLSMEQLPARELLNSAACEVERTRAALAVVETGNCPAVAQLTGDDQVLLSAALRRELVRHVDDCPRCRRAAERAEAAGPWPGSAAATRAARPTSSGVPSWAASPAVLPLVEAPRSAAYTAMTNTPRARATTPRFGRNGFPMDPKDRAARRDRLRARAVTTTVVATVVAAPVFALWAAYRGAPPTGEGHGGTSVSAGDAERRGAHGADPYDTYENAGNAQDRPGDPFARGGKDPDVSVEVISDGTGGPSGTPGAGSGRLAVTAESSGDRTRITLTATGGEPVSWSAWTSASWLRLSRTSGTLAPGRSVTVHVHVDHAREPSGPWRARIGLSPVGSVVAISGYGARPPSSWDPGHGHGQGPGPGRPTRPPSSPPPGTGGPGPSDPGGPTDPGPTDPTDPPPGTGDPTDPTDPTDPPPGSGDPSPPGDPSGPPDPGGSGGSGDADTPPASP